From Cellulomonas chengniuliangii, the proteins below share one genomic window:
- a CDS encoding lycopene cyclase domain-containing protein: protein MIGLAYLAALLVSLGGLALLDRAHRLAFWSDWRRSALCVGIGVVAFLAWDGAGLALGIFARGDSPHMTGLLLAPELPVEEAFFLALLCYLALLAWRWFERTAEERAR from the coding sequence GTGATAGGCCTCGCGTACCTCGCCGCCCTGCTCGTCTCGCTCGGCGGCCTCGCCCTGCTGGACCGCGCCCACCGGCTGGCGTTCTGGTCGGACTGGCGGCGCAGCGCGCTGTGCGTCGGCATCGGGGTCGTGGCCTTCCTGGCGTGGGACGGCGCCGGGCTCGCGCTCGGCATCTTCGCCCGCGGCGACAGCCCGCACATGACCGGGCTGCTGCTGGCGCCCGAGCTGCCCGTCGAGGAGGCGTTCTTCCTGGCGCTCCTCTGCTACCTGGCGCTGCTCGCGTGGCGCTGGTTCGAGCGGACGGCCGAGGAGCGCGCCCGATGA
- the crtI gene encoding phytoene desaturase family protein, producing MSRRVVVVGGGIGGLATAALLARGGAQVTLLERHATLGGRVGSASFDGFRFDTGPSWYFMPEVVEHLFALLGERVEDHLDLVRLDPAYRVFPEPVGSAPSAMLEVTGDPELNWKAFDALEPGAGEAMRAYAAESSEAYRTALDHFLYTTFQRPDRAMSASVLRRAGTLARLLTQPLADKVAGAVEHPVLRQVLGYHAVFLGSSPYRVPALYSLMSHLDLVDGVRYPRGGMYTLIEALERIACGHGVRIRTNADVTAIEVEPAPRTLRHPRRTGQARGVRLATGEVVAADVVVSGADRHHTETALLGAAHRSLPEQWWRDRGPGISAMLVMAGVRGELPELAHHSLFFTRDWTGNFADILGDGRAADPSTLRVPPVASAYVSRTTATDPGAAPPGHENLFLLVPFPADAALGADAASRAELEAHADRFLDQVGAWAGVPGLRERVVTRRVVGPADFARDFSAWRGTALGMEHTLRQSAMFRPGDASPRVPNLLHVGGGTIPGVGLPMCLISAELVVKRLLGETSPRPLPTPLRHGFLDAALPGGLWSRLGHAADVPGGRR from the coding sequence ATGAGCCGTCGCGTGGTGGTGGTCGGAGGCGGCATCGGAGGGCTCGCCACGGCGGCCCTGCTCGCCCGCGGCGGGGCGCAGGTGACGCTGCTCGAACGGCACGCGACCCTCGGCGGACGGGTCGGCTCCGCCTCATTCGACGGGTTCCGGTTCGACACGGGGCCCTCCTGGTACTTCATGCCGGAGGTCGTCGAGCACCTGTTCGCGCTGCTCGGCGAGCGGGTCGAGGACCACCTCGACCTGGTGCGGCTGGACCCCGCCTACCGCGTGTTCCCCGAGCCGGTCGGGTCCGCGCCGTCCGCGATGCTCGAGGTGACAGGCGACCCCGAGCTCAACTGGAAGGCCTTCGACGCGCTCGAGCCGGGCGCGGGCGAGGCCATGCGGGCCTACGCGGCGGAGTCGAGCGAGGCCTACCGGACCGCCCTCGACCACTTCCTGTACACGACCTTCCAGCGCCCCGACCGCGCGATGTCGGCGAGCGTGCTACGGCGCGCCGGGACGCTGGCCCGTCTGCTCACCCAGCCGCTGGCCGACAAGGTGGCGGGCGCCGTCGAGCACCCGGTGCTGCGCCAGGTCCTCGGCTACCACGCCGTGTTCCTCGGGTCGTCGCCGTACCGCGTGCCCGCCCTGTACTCGCTGATGAGCCACCTCGACCTGGTGGACGGCGTGCGCTACCCGCGCGGCGGCATGTACACGCTGATCGAGGCGTTGGAGCGCATCGCCTGCGGCCATGGCGTGCGGATCCGCACGAACGCCGACGTCACCGCGATCGAGGTCGAGCCCGCGCCGCGCACCCTGCGGCATCCTCGCCGCACCGGCCAGGCCCGCGGCGTCCGGCTGGCCACCGGGGAGGTGGTCGCGGCCGACGTGGTCGTCTCCGGGGCAGACCGGCACCACACCGAGACCGCGCTGCTCGGGGCGGCGCACCGCTCGCTGCCCGAGCAGTGGTGGCGCGACCGCGGGCCGGGGATCTCCGCGATGCTGGTCATGGCCGGCGTCCGCGGCGAGCTGCCCGAACTGGCCCACCACTCGTTGTTCTTCACGCGCGACTGGACCGGGAACTTCGCGGACATCCTGGGCGACGGGCGCGCCGCGGACCCGTCGACGCTGCGCGTCCCGCCGGTCGCCTCGGCCTACGTCTCCCGGACCACCGCCACCGACCCGGGCGCGGCCCCGCCCGGCCACGAGAACCTGTTCCTGCTCGTCCCGTTCCCCGCCGACGCGGCGCTGGGCGCGGACGCGGCCTCCCGGGCGGAGCTCGAGGCCCACGCCGACCGGTTCCTGGACCAGGTGGGCGCCTGGGCGGGCGTCCCCGGGCTGCGCGAGCGGGTCGTCACCCGGCGGGTGGTCGGGCCGGCGGACTTCGCGCGGGACTTCTCCGCGTGGCGGGGCACCGCGCTCGGCATGGAGCACACCCTGCGCCAGTCGGCGATGTTCCGGCCCGGAGACGCCTCGCCGCGCGTCCCCAACCTGCTGCACGTGGGAGGTGGCACGATCCCCGGCGTGGGCCTGCCGATGTGCCTGATCAGCGCGGAGCTGGTGGTCAAGCGCCTGCTCGGCGAGACGTCGCCGCGCCCGCTGCCCACGCCGCTGCGCCACGGCTTCCTCGACGCAGCGCTGCCGGGCGGCCTGTGGTCGCGCCTGGGGCACGCCGCAGACGTGCCGGGTGGGCGCCGGTGA
- a CDS encoding mechanosensitive ion channel family protein — MPEETIVDNAGGALVLVLALVAAVVVAFVAAGIVAVLTRAAVRRHGGPPELTRKLRKPLRANFLVMALWTGLRLATEPARWTAITEHVLLVIFIATLAWIVGALAFVAEDVAMRRFRVDVPDNRTARRVRTQVALLRRLTVVVLVLCAAAGILMTFPGARGFGASLLASAGLLSIVAGLAAQSSLANLFAGVQLAFTNAIRVDDVVVVAGEWGRIEEITLSYVVVHVWDDRRLIIPSTHFTTTPFENWTRRATDLVGVVELDLDWEAPIDEMRGELARILAGTDLWDKRVGVLQVTDATQGNVRVRVLASAVDAPTLFDLRCHVRERLVAWLQREAPQGLPRSRTASVVRMDEGDRGQVLPMAGGQPSAAPPQPAHVPPRAGRPAADAAEADPGVFRHTVRLGGRNGGEPAGADLDETQVLTPASEANLFTGSLEALGRSRAFSGPGEAADAERVRRKEARAAEAEAEARAAEPNADFDADDAGSGLDETAVIDLVEADGRGGAGAGSGSHR; from the coding sequence ATGCCTGAGGAGACGATCGTCGACAACGCAGGAGGGGCGCTGGTCCTCGTCCTAGCCCTGGTGGCGGCCGTTGTGGTCGCCTTCGTGGCCGCGGGGATCGTGGCTGTGCTCACCCGGGCCGCGGTGCGGCGCCACGGTGGCCCACCCGAGCTCACCCGCAAGCTGCGCAAGCCCCTGCGCGCCAACTTCCTCGTCATGGCGCTGTGGACGGGGCTGCGCCTGGCCACCGAGCCAGCCCGGTGGACCGCCATCACCGAGCACGTCCTGCTCGTCATCTTCATCGCCACGCTCGCCTGGATCGTCGGAGCCCTGGCGTTCGTCGCCGAGGACGTGGCGATGCGCCGGTTCCGGGTCGACGTGCCCGACAACCGCACCGCCCGACGCGTGCGCACCCAGGTGGCCCTGCTGCGCCGGCTCACGGTGGTGGTGCTGGTGCTGTGCGCCGCCGCGGGGATCTTGATGACCTTCCCCGGCGCCCGCGGGTTCGGGGCCAGCCTGCTGGCCTCCGCGGGACTGCTGTCCATCGTCGCCGGCCTCGCGGCCCAGAGCTCGCTCGCGAACCTGTTCGCCGGGGTCCAGCTCGCGTTCACCAACGCCATCCGGGTCGACGACGTGGTGGTCGTCGCCGGGGAGTGGGGCCGCATCGAGGAGATCACGCTGTCCTACGTCGTCGTCCACGTGTGGGACGACCGCCGGCTCATCATCCCGTCGACCCACTTCACCACCACGCCCTTCGAGAACTGGACCCGGCGCGCCACCGACCTGGTCGGGGTGGTCGAGCTCGACCTCGACTGGGAGGCGCCCATCGACGAGATGCGCGGTGAGCTGGCCCGGATCCTGGCCGGCACCGACCTGTGGGACAAGCGCGTCGGCGTGCTGCAGGTGACCGACGCGACCCAGGGCAACGTGCGCGTCCGGGTGCTGGCCAGCGCCGTCGACGCCCCGACGCTGTTCGACCTGCGCTGCCACGTGCGGGAGCGGCTCGTCGCGTGGCTGCAGCGGGAGGCGCCGCAAGGGCTGCCGCGCAGCCGCACCGCCTCCGTGGTGCGGATGGACGAGGGCGACCGCGGCCAGGTCCTCCCGATGGCAGGCGGCCAGCCCAGCGCCGCTCCGCCGCAGCCCGCGCACGTCCCGCCGCGCGCGGGCCGCCCGGCGGCGGACGCGGCAGAGGCCGACCCTGGCGTGTTCCGGCACACCGTCCGGCTGGGCGGGCGCAACGGCGGCGAGCCTGCCGGGGCGGACCTCGACGAGACCCAGGTGCTGACGCCGGCCAGCGAGGCGAACCTGTTCACCGGAAGCCTCGAGGCGCTCGGGCGCTCGCGGGCGTTCTCCGGGCCGGGCGAGGCCGCCGACGCGGAGCGCGTGCGGAGGAAGGAGGCCAGGGCCGCCGAGGCGGAGGCCGAGGCCCGGGCCGCGGAGCCCAACGCCGACTTCGACGCCGACGATGCGGGCAGCGGGCTGGACGAGACCGCCGTGATCGACCTGGTCGAGGCCGACGGGCGCGGAGGCGCGGGCGCGGGCTCCGGCTCCCATCGCTGA
- a CDS encoding prenyltransferase: MRQVLAASRPFSWINTAYPFAAGYVVATSGRVDALLVVGTLFFLAPYNLLMYGVNDVFDYESDLRNPRKGGIEGALADPAMARTVHRRILWSCVVTTVPFVVWLLAQGSAGAGATLLVVLFLVVAYSAPGLRFKERPVLDSFTSAMHFVGPLLYALVLVGADLAARDVWPVLVAFVLWGMASHAFGAVQDVRADREGGIASVATVRGAHATVVAATVGYLLAAATLVALPWPGWIAAVLPLPYALNAASFWSVRDADCERANQGWRRFLWLNLVTGFLVTMLLIAAALGRG, from the coding sequence GTGAGGCAGGTGCTCGCCGCCTCCCGGCCGTTCTCGTGGATCAACACCGCCTACCCGTTCGCCGCCGGGTACGTGGTCGCGACCAGCGGGCGGGTCGACGCGCTGCTGGTGGTCGGCACCCTGTTCTTCCTGGCCCCGTACAACCTGCTGATGTACGGGGTCAACGACGTCTTCGACTACGAGTCGGACCTGCGCAACCCCCGCAAGGGCGGCATCGAGGGGGCGCTCGCGGACCCGGCCATGGCGAGGACCGTGCACCGCCGCATCCTGTGGTCGTGCGTCGTGACGACCGTGCCGTTCGTCGTGTGGCTGCTCGCCCAGGGCTCGGCGGGCGCCGGGGCCACGCTGCTGGTGGTGCTGTTCCTCGTCGTGGCGTACTCGGCCCCCGGGCTGCGGTTCAAGGAGCGGCCGGTGCTCGACTCGTTCACCTCCGCGATGCACTTCGTCGGGCCGCTGCTGTACGCGCTGGTGCTGGTGGGCGCCGACCTGGCCGCCCGCGACGTGTGGCCGGTGCTGGTGGCGTTCGTGCTGTGGGGCATGGCCTCGCACGCGTTCGGGGCGGTGCAGGACGTCCGGGCGGACCGGGAGGGCGGCATCGCCTCGGTGGCCACCGTCCGGGGCGCCCACGCCACGGTCGTGGCCGCCACCGTGGGGTACCTGCTGGCCGCGGCGACACTGGTCGCGCTGCCGTGGCCGGGCTGGATCGCCGCCGTGCTGCCCCTGCCGTACGCGCTCAACGCCGCCAGCTTCTGGTCGGTGCGCGATGCGGACTGCGAGCGGGCCAACCAGGGCTGGCGCCGGTTCTTGTGGCTCAACCTGGTGACGGGGTTCCTCGTGACGATGCTGCTGATCGCCGCCGCCCTCGGCCGCGGCTGA
- the surE gene encoding 5'/3'-nucleotidase SurE, which produces MRVLVTNDDGIASPGLALLARAALAIGAEVLVAAPSDDQSGSSASLVGAEWHDRLVGKDVRAPDVPDVVRCLAMDATPGLIVLAAARGRLGLPPDLVLSGVNRGPNLGRAVVHSGTVGAAFTAATHGIEGLAVSLASPQPDHWGTAERCALAVLRGVVAAPVGGRVLNLNVPDRPADQVRGIRRARLAPFGSAQAHVEVGDGGDVVVTYSQPDASADDDTDSALLARGWATLTVVNPPTSDDTAALPDVGTWPPG; this is translated from the coding sequence ATGCGGGTGCTGGTGACCAATGACGACGGGATCGCCTCGCCTGGGCTCGCGCTGCTGGCGCGGGCGGCCCTCGCCATCGGAGCGGAGGTCCTGGTCGCGGCCCCGAGCGATGACCAGAGCGGGTCGAGCGCCTCGCTCGTCGGCGCGGAATGGCACGACCGGCTGGTCGGGAAGGACGTCCGCGCGCCGGACGTCCCGGACGTGGTCCGGTGCCTGGCCATGGACGCCACGCCCGGGTTGATCGTCCTCGCCGCGGCCCGCGGGCGCCTGGGCCTGCCGCCCGACCTGGTGCTCTCGGGCGTGAACCGGGGGCCCAACCTGGGCCGGGCCGTCGTGCACTCGGGCACCGTGGGGGCGGCGTTCACGGCGGCGACGCACGGCATCGAAGGGCTGGCCGTGTCCCTGGCCTCGCCGCAGCCGGACCACTGGGGAACGGCCGAGCGCTGCGCCCTGGCGGTGCTGCGCGGCGTGGTCGCCGCGCCCGTGGGCGGGCGGGTGCTCAACCTCAACGTGCCCGACCGGCCCGCCGACCAGGTGCGGGGCATCCGCCGCGCCCGACTGGCGCCGTTCGGGTCGGCCCAGGCGCACGTCGAGGTCGGCGACGGGGGCGACGTGGTGGTCACCTACTCGCAGCCCGACGCGTCCGCGGACGACGACACGGACTCCGCCCTCCTCGCCCGCGGCTGGGCCACGCTCACGGTGGTCAACCCGCCCACCTCGGACGACACCGCAGCCCTGCCCGATGTCGGGACGTGGCCGCCGGGCTGA
- a CDS encoding nitroreductase family deazaflavin-dependent oxidoreductase: protein MPLIGEYEPSPSSRAAKQVEQYESSGGTKGTTMRGMPVVILTTRGARSGKLRKTPLMRVEHDGEYAVVASLGGAPKNPVWYYNVVADPHVELQDGPQKWDMVAREVTGDERALWWERAVEAYPDYADYQTKTDREIPVFVLQRVTD, encoded by the coding sequence ATGCCTCTCATCGGTGAGTACGAGCCCAGCCCTTCCTCCAGGGCCGCCAAGCAGGTCGAGCAGTACGAGAGCTCCGGCGGCACGAAGGGGACGACGATGCGCGGGATGCCCGTCGTCATCCTCACCACCCGCGGCGCCCGGAGCGGCAAGCTCCGCAAGACGCCGCTGATGCGCGTCGAGCACGACGGCGAGTACGCGGTCGTCGCGTCACTCGGCGGCGCCCCCAAGAACCCCGTCTGGTACTACAACGTCGTCGCCGACCCGCACGTCGAGCTGCAGGACGGGCCGCAGAAGTGGGACATGGTCGCCCGCGAGGTCACCGGCGACGAGCGGGCGCTGTGGTGGGAGCGCGCGGTCGAGGCCTACCCCGACTACGCGGACTACCAGACCAAGACCGACCGCGAGATCCCCGTCTTCGTGCTCCAGCGCGTCACCGACTGA
- a CDS encoding lycopene cyclase domain-containing protein codes for MTNAVLNVAVLGVLFLVCAPVLRRLRAWPVVWTVVHLLVLTLVFDTLMIEVGLYAYAPSKILGVYLWGAPIEDFAYPIAAGIGMPVLWTVLGRRRRAADGGGSRHGASATGSAADEADQ; via the coding sequence ATGACGAATGCCGTGCTCAACGTCGCCGTGCTCGGCGTCCTGTTCCTCGTGTGCGCGCCGGTGCTGCGCCGCCTGCGCGCGTGGCCCGTGGTCTGGACGGTGGTGCACCTGCTGGTCCTCACCCTGGTGTTCGACACCCTGATGATCGAGGTGGGCCTGTACGCCTACGCGCCCTCGAAGATCCTGGGCGTGTACCTGTGGGGCGCGCCCATCGAGGACTTCGCCTACCCGATCGCGGCGGGCATCGGGATGCCCGTGCTGTGGACGGTGCTGGGACGCCGCCGACGCGCCGCCGACGGGGGCGGCTCGCGGCACGGCGCCAGCGCGACGGGGAGCGCTGCCGACGAGGCCGACCAGTGA
- a CDS encoding GNAT family N-acetyltransferase yields MTESDAQAWRRLADLAVEPNMFLDPRFLIPSRARPEADGLQIVVVEEGGQWLAALAVTTKEVANGALMRAATTGGPFMTPHADRHHPLVRRGYVVAALTALLRGMTSVGLPGLIQLQRFPAEGPLAEALAETVEQTSMLVHERRREVTAFAHRSSVTLPHADATPAPAAGLVLATSHLSKSGRKQTGRSVRGLERATGGPLEVRDRSADPDVDEEFLDLQVSGWKGDHEQGGAALRLDPRHEQWFREVASRFRRTGDLLVTELTGGGKTLFLGYVLRSGGACFGFLDAYAQDHARHSPGTIGRNVELTQVFRATDAPFYDPAFDARYAAAARTYPDRRTQVDLLIATRGLTARTVLRAAPLARRWRSTGARRHTPGIGVVLT; encoded by the coding sequence GTGACGGAATCAGATGCCCAGGCCTGGCGGCGACTCGCCGACCTGGCTGTCGAGCCCAACATGTTCCTGGACCCGCGCTTCCTCATCCCCTCTCGCGCGCGCCCCGAGGCCGACGGCCTGCAGATCGTCGTGGTGGAGGAGGGGGGCCAGTGGCTCGCTGCCCTGGCCGTCACCACCAAGGAAGTCGCGAACGGCGCCCTGATGCGCGCGGCCACCACCGGCGGGCCCTTCATGACCCCCCACGCCGACCGCCACCACCCCCTCGTGCGGCGGGGGTACGTCGTCGCCGCCCTCACGGCCCTGCTGCGCGGGATGACCTCCGTGGGGCTGCCCGGCCTCATCCAGCTCCAGCGGTTCCCCGCCGAGGGGCCGCTCGCGGAGGCGCTCGCCGAGACCGTGGAGCAGACCTCCATGCTGGTCCACGAGCGGCGTCGCGAGGTCACCGCGTTCGCGCACCGCAGCAGCGTGACCCTCCCGCACGCCGACGCCACCCCAGCCCCAGCCGCCGGCCTCGTGCTGGCCACCAGCCACCTGAGCAAGAGCGGGCGCAAGCAGACCGGGCGATCCGTGCGAGGCCTCGAACGGGCCACCGGCGGGCCGCTCGAGGTGCGCGACCGGAGCGCCGACCCAGACGTCGACGAGGAGTTCCTCGACCTGCAGGTGTCGGGCTGGAAGGGGGACCACGAGCAGGGCGGCGCGGCCCTGCGGCTGGACCCCCGGCACGAGCAGTGGTTCCGGGAGGTCGCCTCCCGGTTCCGGCGGACCGGGGACCTGCTCGTCACCGAGCTCACCGGAGGAGGCAAGACGCTGTTCCTCGGCTACGTCCTGCGATCGGGCGGCGCGTGCTTCGGGTTCCTCGACGCCTACGCCCAGGACCACGCCCGGCACAGCCCAGGCACGATCGGCCGCAACGTCGAGTTGACGCAGGTCTTCCGCGCCACCGACGCGCCGTTCTACGACCCGGCCTTCGATGCGCGATACGCCGCCGCCGCACGGACCTATCCCGACCGGCGCACCCAGGTCGACCTGCTCATCGCCACCCGAGGACTGACCGCGCGCACCGTCCTGCGAGCGGCGCCCCTCGCTCGCCGGTGGAGGTCCACCGGCGCGCGGCGGCACACACCCGGCATCGGCGTCGTCCTCACCTGA
- a CDS encoding adhesin codes for MLTLTENARSAVADLTTKAGLPDSGGLRIAESPDQIGSFELSLVTEPAPGDDVILEGPAHVFVSPETSTTLADQELDVEDASGGAGFKLSPQA; via the coding sequence GTGCTCACCCTGACCGAGAACGCCCGCAGTGCCGTTGCCGACCTCACCACCAAGGCGGGCCTGCCCGACTCGGGCGGTCTGCGGATCGCGGAGTCGCCGGATCAGATCGGCAGCTTCGAGCTCTCGCTCGTCACCGAGCCCGCACCCGGCGACGACGTGATCCTGGAGGGTCCGGCGCACGTGTTCGTCTCGCCGGAGACGTCCACGACCCTCGCCGACCAGGAACTCGACGTGGAAGACGCGTCGGGCGGCGCCGGCTTCAAGCTCAGCCCGCAGGCCTGA
- a CDS encoding DUF7455 domain-containing protein, with amino-acid sequence MTAPTLEAPAPSTALTRGDRCDRCGAQAYVRATIPSADGLTLLFCGHHFRAFEPGLVESGAAIHDERHRIAAQVTDD; translated from the coding sequence ATGACAGCTCCCACCCTCGAGGCGCCCGCCCCCAGCACCGCGCTGACCCGCGGTGACCGCTGCGACCGTTGCGGCGCGCAGGCATACGTCCGGGCGACGATCCCGTCGGCCGACGGCCTGACCCTCCTGTTCTGCGGCCACCACTTCCGGGCCTTCGAGCCGGGTCTCGTCGAGTCTGGCGCGGCCATCCACGACGAGCGCCACCGCATCGCCGCCCAGGTCACGGACGACTGA